One window of Salvelinus fontinalis isolate EN_2023a chromosome 19, ASM2944872v1, whole genome shotgun sequence genomic DNA carries:
- the LOC129816988 gene encoding ropporin-1-like, giving the protein MSRPNSSGSGSGCSHTGMSVHIPQELPDFLLQFTKDAIRAQPEDIIEYSTAYFTAMVKGQPFSVKPNPETKLELTNEILGILHSQLSERGTVRKLEIGLIWKSLNMPENTLNHILSMGKFGEEIEWNKFLASCCSYLGKNVKDALTQACYIMNCDSNCKPPDACVSFETFRFLYTYLAVGNENISQSQIDRVLRYLQKRAISNNGVVKVSDFINNRKLRLDPTN; this is encoded by the exons ATGTCTAGGCCTAATTCAAGTGGAAGTGGAAGTGGATGCAGTCACACTGGAATGAGTGTTCATATTCCACAAGAGTTGCCAGACTTTTTGCTGCAGTTCACCAAAGATGCCATCAGAGCTCAGCCAGAGGATATTATTGAGTATTCCACTGC GTACTTCACAGCTATGGTGAAAGGACAGCCTTTTTCAGTGAAACCAAATCCTGAAACCAAGCTAGAACTGACAAATGAGATATTGGGAATTCTACATTCCCAG TTATCTGAAAGGGGGACCGTTAGAAAGTTGGAGATTGGGCTCATATGGAAAAGTTTGAATATGCCAGAGAATACCTTGAACCACATCCTTTCAATGGGAAAGTTTGGTGAAGAAATTGAATGGAATAAATTCCTTGCTTCATGCTGCAGTTATCTTGGAAAG AATGTCAAAGATGCCTTGACTCAGGCCTGCTACATAATGAACTGCGATTCCAACTGTAAGCCTCCAGATGCATGTGTGTCCTTTGAAACCTTCCGGTTTCTCTACACCTACCTGGCAGTTGGGAATGAGAACATCTCACAGTCGCAGATTGACAGAGTTCTCAGATATCTGCAAAAGAGAGC GATCTCGAACAATGGTGTGGTAAAAGTATCAGACTTCATCAACAATCGCAAATTGCGTCTGGATCCAACTAACTGA